From a single Alloactinosynnema sp. L-07 genomic region:
- a CDS encoding SSI family serine proteinase inhibitor — protein MLRKFLASAFAVAAAAALATPAEATPTESAYLVLTVSGSQGPTRAGTLRCGPNGGIHHSPDAACAALTQVDGDFDQLNVAPDRACTLQYDPVHVTAFGRWRGKRIDFATTYGNPCVLVVTTGPVFRV, from the coding sequence ATGTTGCGAAAGTTCCTCGCAAGCGCATTTGCGGTCGCCGCCGCTGCGGCGCTCGCCACCCCCGCCGAAGCGACGCCGACCGAGTCCGCGTACCTTGTGCTGACCGTCTCCGGGTCCCAGGGACCCACCAGGGCAGGCACGCTCCGCTGCGGCCCCAACGGCGGAATCCACCACTCACCCGACGCGGCCTGTGCCGCGTTGACGCAGGTGGACGGGGACTTCGATCAGCTCAACGTCGCCCCGGACCGGGCATGCACGCTGCAGTACGACCCGGTCCACGTGACCGCGTTCGGCCGGTGGCGGGGCAAGCGGATCGACTTCGCCACGACGTACGGCAATCCGTGCGTGTTGGTCGTCACCACCGGACCGGTGTTCCGCGTCTGA
- a CDS encoding IS4 family transposase codes for MSDRIAIGMLIKAFPPEEVDAAIDAAGVREQRSRALPARTMVYFSLAMWLFGSAGYDSVLTRLTTGMRWAGVSTGKRAEPSTGSITKARKRLGSEVMRRLFLRRAVEAVDAPPRWRGLRVCTLDGGVMDVPDTVANLAAFTEAEVRMVALAAPGDGALIDVAVGTGDDELDAELIGAVSTDTLVVAHRASLGHRQWRAATEQGVHLLWRPSESVDLPRLRLLADGSYVSRLLPECDPMSRSVTVRVVRSGETVLITTLLDPERAPAAELVALHEGRWRFESVFDALDAGPVALRSQDPHGVRQELWAMLCVYQAVQAWRWDGKEALAGRI; via the coding sequence TTGTCCGACCGCATCGCCATCGGGATGCTGATCAAGGCGTTTCCCCCGGAGGAGGTGGATGCCGCGATCGACGCGGCAGGGGTTCGAGAACAGCGGTCGAGGGCGCTGCCCGCGCGGACGATGGTGTATTTCTCGCTCGCCATGTGGTTGTTCGGCAGCGCCGGGTACGACTCGGTGCTCACCCGACTGACCACCGGCATGCGCTGGGCCGGGGTCAGCACCGGCAAACGCGCCGAGCCCAGCACCGGGTCGATCACCAAGGCGCGCAAGCGACTGGGGTCGGAGGTCATGCGCAGGCTGTTTCTGCGCCGCGCGGTCGAGGCCGTCGACGCCCCGCCCCGGTGGCGCGGGCTGCGGGTGTGCACGCTCGACGGGGGCGTGATGGATGTGCCGGACACGGTGGCCAACCTGGCCGCGTTCACCGAGGCCGAGGTTCGGATGGTCGCCCTGGCCGCACCCGGCGACGGCGCCCTGATCGATGTCGCGGTCGGCACCGGCGACGACGAACTCGACGCCGAGCTGATCGGCGCGGTCTCGACGGACACGCTCGTGGTCGCCCATCGGGCGAGCCTGGGTCACCGGCAGTGGCGGGCGGCCACCGAGCAGGGGGTGCACCTGCTGTGGCGGCCAAGCGAATCGGTGGACCTGCCCCGGCTGCGGCTGCTGGCCGACGGGTCCTACGTGTCCAGACTGCTGCCCGAGTGCGACCCGATGTCCCGGTCGGTCACGGTCCGGGTTGTCCGGTCCGGTGAGACGGTGCTGATCACCACACTGCTGGACCCCGAGCGCGCCCCCGCCGCGGAACTGGTCGCCCTGCACGAGGGGCGCTGGCGGTTCGAGTCGGTTTTCGACGCGCTCGACGCCGGTCCGGTGGCGCTGCGGTCCCAGGATCCGCACGGGGTCAGGCAGGAGTTATGGGCGATGTTATGTGTCTATCAAGCGGTCCAAGCGTGGCGATGGGACGGTAAGGAAGCGCTTGCTGGGAGGATCTGA
- a CDS encoding Gfo/Idh/MocA family oxidoreductase — MDEIKVGVIGYGLAGRAFHAPFIAAAAGLRLTTVVTGSPERAAAVAERYPDATVVSTVDELWRSGLDLVVVASPNRHHVAQAAAALDAGLHVVVDKPVAATGAEIRDLADRADRAGRMLTVFQNRRWDGDFRTVRDLVADGTLGAVTRFESRFERASRSARTAWKASQDPADLADIRYDLGSHVADQAIALFGRPVSVHAEATPSPVANDATILLTHAGGVRSYLRMSSVTTPAAPRFVVTGMDAGYRSWGLDPQEKASVAGRLPTDAGFGEYPEELWGQLVTDEGVRAVPTQPGAYLGFYQSVAACVLGDGPPPVPLSDSVDLVDTLEAAIKSADTGVPVAI, encoded by the coding sequence GTGGATGAGATCAAGGTGGGCGTCATCGGCTACGGGTTGGCGGGCCGCGCGTTCCACGCCCCGTTCATCGCCGCCGCAGCGGGTCTACGGCTCACGACGGTGGTGACGGGCTCGCCCGAACGCGCCGCCGCCGTGGCCGAGCGGTACCCGGACGCCACCGTTGTGTCCACTGTGGACGAACTGTGGCGGTCGGGTCTGGACCTGGTCGTCGTCGCCTCGCCCAACCGCCACCACGTCGCCCAGGCCGCCGCGGCTCTCGACGCGGGTTTGCACGTGGTGGTCGACAAACCCGTCGCCGCCACCGGCGCGGAGATCCGCGACCTCGCCGACCGCGCGGACCGGGCGGGCCGGATGCTGACGGTGTTCCAGAACCGCCGCTGGGACGGCGACTTCCGTACGGTGCGCGACCTGGTCGCCGACGGCACCCTGGGCGCGGTCACCCGCTTCGAGTCCCGCTTCGAACGCGCTTCCCGCTCCGCGCGCACGGCGTGGAAGGCCAGCCAGGACCCGGCGGACCTGGCTGATATCCGGTACGACCTGGGCAGCCATGTGGCCGACCAGGCGATCGCGCTGTTCGGCAGGCCGGTGTCGGTGCACGCCGAGGCCACCCCGTCCCCGGTCGCCAACGACGCGACGATCCTGCTGACCCACGCCGGCGGAGTGCGGTCCTACCTGCGGATGAGCAGCGTGACCACGCCCGCCGCGCCCCGGTTCGTGGTCACCGGAATGGACGCGGGCTACCGAAGCTGGGGCCTGGACCCACAGGAGAAAGCGTCGGTCGCGGGCCGCCTGCCGACAGACGCGGGCTTCGGCGAGTACCCCGAGGAGCTATGGGGACAGTTGGTGACGGACGAGGGAGTCCGCGCTGTCCCGACCCAGCCGGGCGCCTACCTGGGGTTCTACCAGTCCGTCGCGGCGTGTGTACTCGGCGACGGACCGCCGCCGGTGCCGCTGTCGGACTCGGTGGACTTGGTGGACACCCTGGAGGCGGCGATCAAGTCGGCGGACACCGGTGTCCCAGTCGCCATCTGA
- a CDS encoding cytochrome P450 — protein MGTDAAPILDPDTYRTAVPYDLLKALREESAVRWVDEPDGPGFWAVLRHAEVRHVLRSPDVYSSQLGATQIRDPAPEALTYVRRMMLNQDPPDHNRLRGLLTRAFTPRAIARLTDRIDGWARELVGRIAGETDFAKDVAADLPLLTLAEVFGVPAEDRWLMFDWSNRVIGFQDDEYAVSDTAGAGSSDLARRALRLRPTPDTDGRMPDPRTRAGMPDLYAYAHDLGEVKRHSPGDDVMSTLMSHVDDEGGRVSIEEFENLFWLFSVAGNETLRNGIPGGMIALMSHVDTYRTLRDRPDLVDGAVEEMLRWWTPVMHFRRTATVDTELAGTPIAAGAKVVVWFSSANRDERVFPDPDTFDITRAAGEHLSFGHGPHFCLGAHLARVQLRSMFRAVLDLPGRLTLAGEPVRLRSNFQNGIKSLPVTMVDW, from the coding sequence ATGGGCACCGACGCCGCGCCGATTCTCGATCCGGACACCTACCGCACCGCCGTGCCGTACGACCTCCTCAAGGCCCTGCGCGAGGAGTCGGCCGTGCGGTGGGTCGACGAGCCGGACGGCCCGGGGTTCTGGGCGGTGCTGCGACACGCCGAGGTGCGCCACGTGCTGCGCTCCCCCGACGTCTACTCCTCCCAGCTCGGCGCCACGCAGATCCGCGACCCCGCGCCCGAGGCACTGACCTACGTCCGGCGGATGATGCTCAACCAGGACCCGCCCGACCACAACCGCCTGCGCGGCCTGCTGACCAGGGCGTTCACCCCGCGCGCCATCGCCAGGCTGACCGACCGGATCGACGGTTGGGCGCGCGAGCTGGTGGGCCGGATCGCGGGCGAGACCGACTTCGCCAAGGACGTCGCCGCCGACCTGCCGCTGCTGACCCTGGCCGAGGTGTTCGGGGTGCCCGCCGAGGACCGGTGGCTGATGTTCGATTGGAGCAACCGGGTCATCGGCTTCCAGGACGACGAGTACGCGGTGAGCGACACCGCGGGCGCCGGATCCAGCGACCTGGCCCGCCGCGCGCTGCGGCTGCGGCCGACCCCGGACACCGACGGCCGGATGCCCGACCCGCGGACCCGAGCGGGCATGCCCGACCTCTACGCCTACGCGCATGACCTCGGCGAGGTGAAGCGCCACTCCCCTGGCGACGACGTGATGAGCACCCTGATGTCCCATGTGGACGATGAGGGCGGTCGGGTGTCGATCGAGGAGTTCGAGAACCTGTTCTGGCTGTTCTCCGTGGCGGGCAACGAGACCCTGCGCAACGGCATTCCTGGCGGGATGATCGCCCTGATGTCCCATGTGGACACTTACCGCACGCTTCGGGACCGACCCGACCTGGTCGACGGCGCGGTGGAGGAGATGCTGCGCTGGTGGACGCCGGTCATGCACTTCCGCCGAACGGCCACAGTGGACACCGAGCTGGCCGGGACGCCCATCGCGGCGGGTGCGAAGGTGGTCGTGTGGTTCTCCTCGGCCAACCGCGACGAGCGCGTCTTCCCCGACCCGGACACCTTCGACATCACCCGCGCGGCGGGCGAGCACCTCAGTTTCGGCCACGGCCCGCACTTCTGCCTCGGCGCCCACCTGGCCCGCGTGCAGCTGCGTTCGATGTTCCGCGCCGTGCTGGACCTGCCAGGGCGGCTGACGCTCGCGGGCGAGCCGGTGCGCCTGCGGTCGAACTTCCAGAACGGGATCAAGAGCCTGCCGGTCACCATGGTCGACTGGTGA
- a CDS encoding alpha/beta fold hydrolase codes for MYGKIAPVDNIHVERGGTDGPTLLLLHGLGGSAEVWAGVTPLWPGRWIAPDLPGHGASAPADRYSFGGLAAAVAGLVDGPVAVLGHSLGGVVGLALAGGWFGVEVTAVCGLGIKVSWSAADLAKAAEIAAKPSRVFATREEAVDRAAKVAGLPSGAEATRLVVADGDGWRLALDPAAFAVGRPDLPGLLGAARARVRLAAGENDPMSPADHLRTLVADPVVLSGLGHSAHVEDPAALRGLLDFLA; via the coding sequence GTGTACGGCAAGATCGCGCCCGTGGACAACATTCATGTCGAACGCGGCGGCACCGACGGACCCACGTTGCTGCTGCTGCACGGCCTCGGCGGCAGCGCCGAGGTGTGGGCGGGCGTGACCCCGCTCTGGCCGGGCCGCTGGATCGCCCCTGACCTGCCTGGCCACGGCGCGTCGGCGCCCGCGGACCGGTATTCCTTCGGCGGGCTGGCGGCCGCGGTGGCAGGCCTGGTCGACGGGCCGGTCGCGGTGCTCGGCCACTCACTAGGCGGCGTGGTCGGCCTGGCGCTGGCAGGCGGCTGGTTCGGCGTCGAGGTGACCGCGGTGTGCGGACTCGGGATCAAGGTGAGCTGGTCGGCGGCCGACCTGGCGAAGGCAGCGGAGATCGCGGCGAAGCCGAGCCGGGTGTTCGCGACCCGCGAGGAGGCGGTCGACCGCGCGGCCAAGGTCGCAGGCCTTCCGTCGGGCGCCGAGGCCACCCGCCTGGTCGTGGCCGACGGAGACGGCTGGCGGCTCGCGCTGGACCCGGCGGCCTTCGCCGTCGGCCGCCCGGACCTGCCCGGCCTGCTCGGCGCGGCCCGCGCCCGGGTCCGGCTGGCGGCGGGGGAGAACGACCCGATGAGTCCCGCGGACCACCTGCGGACCCTGGTGGCCGACCCGGTCGTGCTGTCCGGGCTGGGCCACAGCGCCCACGTCGAGGACCCGGCCGCGCTGCGGGGGCTGCTCGACTTCCTGGCCTGA
- a CDS encoding FKBP-type peptidyl-prolyl cis-trans isomerase produces the protein MALQKPEVDPIEGAPPADLVVEDITVGDGPEATAGQLVTVHYVGVAHSTGEEFDASWNRNDTFSFPLGGGRVIQGWDRGVAGMKVGGRRKLVIPPHLGYGDRGAGGAIKPGETLIFVVDLVGVS, from the coding sequence ATGGCTTTGCAGAAGCCCGAGGTCGACCCGATCGAGGGCGCGCCGCCCGCGGATCTGGTGGTCGAGGACATCACCGTCGGCGACGGCCCGGAGGCCACGGCCGGCCAGCTCGTCACCGTGCACTACGTCGGCGTCGCGCACTCGACCGGGGAGGAGTTCGACGCGTCGTGGAATCGGAATGACACGTTCAGCTTCCCGCTGGGTGGCGGGCGAGTGATCCAGGGCTGGGACCGCGGCGTGGCGGGCATGAAGGTCGGCGGCAGGCGCAAGCTGGTCATCCCGCCGCACCTGGGCTACGGCGACCGCGGCGCCGGTGGCGCGATCAAGCCCGGCGAGACGCTGATCTTCGTCGTGGACCTGGTCGGCGTCAGCTGA
- a CDS encoding SLATT domain-containing protein: protein MSDLSNGLTPLELAGHVRSKIESAQRYAHGRKHRFRWKSVTVRLTTLVLSAASTIILGLQNLDPWTGTAFSLIAVVTVVAALEPFFAWRSLWVLMEEASYRFHRLLDELEYYVAANEPDTLDIQRVREMHDEYQRIWEKLSSNWLKNREQG from the coding sequence GTGAGCGACTTGTCGAACGGGCTGACCCCGCTGGAACTCGCGGGCCACGTGCGGTCCAAGATCGAGTCCGCCCAGCGGTACGCCCACGGCCGCAAGCACCGATTCCGCTGGAAGTCCGTCACGGTCAGGCTCACCACGCTGGTGCTGTCCGCGGCCTCGACGATCATCCTTGGTCTGCAGAACCTGGATCCGTGGACGGGCACGGCGTTCTCGCTGATCGCGGTGGTCACGGTGGTGGCCGCGCTGGAGCCGTTCTTCGCCTGGCGCTCGCTGTGGGTGCTGATGGAGGAGGCGTCGTATCGTTTCCACCGGCTGCTGGACGAGCTCGAGTATTACGTCGCCGCGAACGAGCCCGACACCCTGGACATCCAGCGCGTGCGCGAGATGCACGACGAGTACCAGCGGATCTGGGAGAAGCTCAGCTCCAACTGGCTCAAGAACCGAGAACAGGGCTAG
- a CDS encoding YdeI/OmpD-associated family protein: MRFRTTVELGGKTATGFRVPRDVVTGLGRTKRPPVTVTINGHTYRSTVAAYGDDYYLPLSAENRTAAGVGAGDEIEVDVELDTEPRAVEVPADLAAALAAAPAARAAFEALSYSHKRRHVLAIDDAKTQPTRERRIAKTITDLSG; this comes from the coding sequence ATGCGATTCCGAACGACCGTCGAACTCGGCGGCAAGACGGCGACCGGCTTCCGGGTGCCGCGGGACGTGGTGACCGGACTCGGCCGCACCAAGCGGCCCCCGGTCACCGTCACGATCAACGGCCACACCTACCGCAGCACGGTGGCCGCCTACGGCGACGACTACTACCTGCCGCTCAGCGCCGAGAACCGGACCGCGGCGGGCGTGGGTGCTGGCGACGAGATCGAGGTCGACGTCGAGCTCGACACCGAGCCACGCGCGGTCGAGGTCCCCGCCGACCTGGCCGCGGCGCTGGCCGCCGCGCCAGCAGCACGTGCGGCGTTCGAGGCACTGTCCTACAGCCACAAACGCCGCCACGTGCTCGCCATCGACGACGCCAAGACCCAGCCGACCCGCGAACGCCGCATCGCGAAGACGATCACCGACCTGTCAGGCTGA
- a CDS encoding NAD(P)/FAD-dependent oxidoreductase, with protein sequence MTHHIVVLGAGYSGLVAAKLAARKDVKVTLVNARDRFIERVRLHQLAAGQPLRDRPLADLVDGTGISLVIDKVTEIDPDNKLVHLTNGTLPYDTLIYALGSQADLDAVPGAREHAVTVADVEQAERARGRISAAGMVAVVGGGLTGIEAASEIAETYPDVKVRLVTGGGLGAALSEKARKHLRRAFDRLGVEVRDEVRVAEVRADGLVLDDGEHIGADVVVWTTGFRVSPLAECVAVDDSGRMIVDETLRSVSNPDIYGIGDAAAARRPDGDELRMACATGIPVAQQAVRAIMDRLAGREPKPLRFRYLNQCVSLGRRDGLIQFVRRDDSPVEAVITGRVAAYYKEAVVKSTILVQRHPGIPGTF encoded by the coding sequence ATGACACACCACATCGTTGTTCTCGGCGCCGGTTACAGCGGTCTTGTCGCGGCCAAGCTGGCGGCTCGCAAGGACGTCAAGGTCACCCTGGTCAACGCCCGCGACCGCTTCATCGAGCGGGTCCGCCTGCACCAACTGGCCGCCGGTCAGCCGCTGCGCGACCGCCCGCTGGCCGACCTGGTCGACGGCACCGGCATCAGCCTGGTGATCGACAAGGTGACCGAGATCGATCCCGACAACAAGCTCGTCCACCTCACCAACGGCACCCTCCCCTACGACACCCTCATCTACGCCCTCGGCAGCCAGGCCGACCTCGACGCCGTCCCCGGCGCCCGCGAGCACGCGGTCACGGTGGCCGATGTCGAGCAGGCCGAGCGGGCGCGCGGGCGGATCAGCGCGGCCGGGATGGTAGCGGTGGTCGGTGGCGGGCTGACCGGGATCGAGGCGGCCAGCGAGATCGCCGAGACCTATCCCGACGTCAAGGTCCGGCTGGTGACCGGCGGCGGGCTCGGTGCCGCGCTGTCGGAGAAGGCGCGCAAGCACCTGCGGCGGGCGTTCGACCGGCTCGGGGTGGAGGTGCGCGACGAGGTCCGGGTCGCCGAGGTGCGGGCCGACGGGTTGGTCCTCGACGACGGCGAGCACATCGGGGCCGACGTGGTCGTGTGGACGACCGGGTTCCGGGTGTCACCGCTGGCCGAGTGTGTGGCGGTCGACGACAGCGGACGGATGATCGTCGACGAGACGCTGCGGTCGGTGTCCAACCCGGACATCTACGGCATCGGCGACGCGGCCGCCGCCCGCCGGCCCGACGGCGATGAACTGCGGATGGCGTGCGCCACGGGCATTCCCGTCGCGCAGCAGGCCGTGCGGGCGATCATGGACCGGCTGGCGGGCCGCGAGCCGAAGCCGCTGCGATTCCGCTACCTCAACCAGTGTGTGAGCCTCGGCCGCCGCGACGGGCTGATCCAGTTCGTCCGCCGCGACGACAGCCCGGTCGAGGCGGTGATCACCGGCCGCGTCGCGGCGTACTACAAGGAGGCGGTGGTGAAGAGCACGATCCTGGTGCAGCGCCATCCAGGGATTCCTGGCACCTTCTAG
- a CDS encoding RNA polymerase sigma factor, with product MNEPTEDLLRTLAPQVLGVVVRRHGDFAAAEDAVQEALIAATAQWVDGVPDNPRGWLIQVATRRMVDAWRSDEARRLREERASREPPPGETADQDDTLALLFLCCHPSLTPASAIALTLRAIGGLTTAEIANAFLVPEATMAQRISRAKQKVKGLPFTPSADLAPVLHVLYLMFNEGYASSTGPTLVRTDLSGEAIRLTRATRAAVPDHAELGGLLALMLLTDARRPARTAADGTLIPLAEQDRSTWDHALIAEGSALITDVIARGAVGPYQLQAAIAALHGEAPDTEKTDWPQILALYGLLEQMTPNPMVTLNRAIAASMVHGPIVGLSMLESLDDQLKDHHRLHAVRAHLHERAGNLTEAAQLYRSAARHTTSLQEQRYLTAKAAELGS from the coding sequence GTGAACGAGCCGACCGAGGACCTGCTGCGCACCCTGGCGCCGCAGGTCCTCGGTGTGGTCGTGCGGCGGCACGGCGACTTCGCCGCGGCGGAGGACGCGGTCCAGGAGGCGCTGATCGCCGCCACGGCGCAGTGGGTAGACGGCGTGCCGGACAACCCCCGCGGGTGGCTCATCCAGGTCGCGACCCGCAGGATGGTCGACGCCTGGCGCAGTGACGAGGCCCGCAGGCTTCGGGAGGAGCGCGCCTCCCGGGAGCCCCCACCCGGTGAGACCGCCGACCAGGACGACACGTTGGCGCTGCTGTTCCTGTGCTGCCACCCGTCGCTCACCCCGGCGTCGGCCATCGCGCTGACGCTGCGGGCGATCGGCGGCCTGACGACGGCCGAGATAGCCAACGCCTTCCTGGTGCCCGAAGCGACGATGGCGCAGCGGATCAGCCGGGCGAAGCAGAAGGTCAAGGGCCTGCCGTTCACGCCGTCGGCCGACCTCGCACCGGTCCTGCACGTGCTCTACCTGATGTTCAACGAGGGCTACGCGAGCAGCACCGGCCCGACCCTGGTCCGCACCGACCTCTCCGGCGAGGCCATCCGCCTCACCCGCGCCACCCGCGCCGCGGTGCCCGACCACGCCGAACTCGGCGGCCTGCTGGCCCTCATGCTCCTCACCGACGCCCGCCGCCCCGCCCGCACCGCGGCCGACGGCACCCTGATCCCGCTGGCCGAGCAGGACCGCTCCACTTGGGACCACGCGCTGATCGCCGAGGGCTCTGCCCTGATCACTGACGTGATCGCGCGCGGAGCCGTTGGGCCCTACCAGCTCCAGGCCGCCATCGCCGCCCTGCACGGCGAGGCCCCCGACACCGAGAAGACCGATTGGCCGCAGATCCTGGCGCTCTACGGCCTGCTGGAACAGATGACCCCGAACCCGATGGTCACCTTGAACCGCGCGATCGCGGCGTCGATGGTGCACGGCCCGATCGTCGGCCTGTCCATGCTGGAATCCCTCGACGACCAGCTGAAAGATCACCACCGCCTGCACGCCGTCCGCGCCCACCTACACGAACGCGCCGGGAACCTCACCGAGGCGGCCCAGCTGTACCGATCGGCGGCGCGGCACACCACGAGCCTGCAGGAACAGCGCTACCTCACCGCCAAGGCAGCGGAACTCGGCAGCTGA
- a CDS encoding YciI family protein, with protein sequence MKFMLLMNYHVEGVEPITDWAPEDVKAHMEFQDDFYQRLTESGELVDAQGLAWPDAAKKVVKKDGPAVVTDGPFAESKEFLAGYWIIDVESVERALEVAAEASAAPGPQGKPLGQEIQVREIMSAPPVEQ encoded by the coding sequence ATGAAGTTCATGCTGCTGATGAACTACCACGTCGAGGGCGTGGAGCCGATCACCGACTGGGCGCCGGAGGACGTCAAGGCGCACATGGAGTTCCAGGACGACTTCTACCAGCGCCTGACCGAGAGTGGCGAGCTGGTCGACGCGCAGGGGCTGGCGTGGCCGGACGCGGCCAAGAAGGTGGTGAAGAAGGACGGGCCCGCGGTCGTCACCGACGGGCCGTTCGCGGAGTCCAAGGAGTTCCTCGCGGGCTACTGGATCATCGACGTCGAGTCGGTCGAGCGGGCCCTTGAGGTCGCCGCCGAGGCGTCGGCCGCGCCTGGGCCGCAGGGCAAGCCACTGGGCCAGGAGATCCAGGTGCGCGAGATCATGAGCGCGCCGCCCGTCGAGCAGTGA
- a CDS encoding MBL fold metallo-hydrolase, with amino-acid sequence MDLVDDYTGHVEPGGPAARRTLPALTITKVSVGPYDNNAYLLTCRATTEALLIDAAADPQRLSDVIGYGQDRPSLRTIVTTHQHGDHWQALGATAGAFGANTIAHALDAEVLPVPPDRLVDQGDVVEVGEVTLEVIHLRGHTPGSIALLYRDPSGHGHLFTGDSLFPGGPGRTTDPAAFTSLMDDLESRVFGVLPDNTWFYPGHGDDSTLGDERPKLDEWRERGW; translated from the coding sequence GTGGACCTCGTCGACGACTACACCGGCCATGTCGAGCCAGGCGGCCCCGCCGCCCGCCGAACCCTCCCCGCGCTGACGATCACCAAGGTGTCCGTCGGCCCCTATGACAACAACGCCTACCTGCTGACCTGTCGCGCCACGACCGAAGCCCTGCTCATCGATGCGGCGGCCGACCCCCAGCGCCTTTCGGACGTGATCGGGTACGGCCAGGATCGCCCCAGCCTGCGCACCATCGTCACCACCCACCAACACGGCGACCACTGGCAGGCCCTGGGCGCCACCGCGGGCGCCTTCGGCGCGAACACCATCGCCCACGCGCTCGACGCCGAGGTACTGCCGGTGCCGCCGGACCGGCTGGTGGATCAGGGGGACGTGGTGGAAGTGGGTGAGGTGACGCTGGAGGTCATCCACCTGCGCGGTCACACCCCTGGCTCCATCGCCCTGCTTTACCGCGACCCTTCCGGCCACGGACACCTGTTCACCGGCGACTCCTTGTTCCCTGGTGGGCCTGGACGGACCACAGACCCGGCGGCCTTCACCAGCCTGATGGACGACCTGGAGTCGCGAGTCTTCGGCGTACTGCCTGATAACACGTGGTTCTACCCCGGCCACGGCGACGACTCCACCCTCGGCGACGAGCGCCCAAAGCTGGACGAATGGCGAGAGCGCGGCTGGTGA
- a CDS encoding acyltransferase, giving the protein MKKSPRKVSWDVIRVLAVYSVVVQHVTHQSPINHPELGPYPFVLPLQFGASTLLVISAYFTCVTVRRGDTGRWLRNRLARLLPAYLLAVVGTYLVTRAVAPAFGWYVPDVTDLVANLLLIQAWSPEFHWVDASYWTFPLQVMAFIAAALLWPTRWRRGTALTGLLWTLVLLPLVIRFAFRHDDAQQWIKSVFDGLALHRVALFGVGVAIWLWTRNRMSARHLGLYVTAALVAQDAHSYFVDTWSTIAFGVIVVGIIAAAGGPDWDIPGIRQLARPIRWLGGISFGVYLVHQELGFVLARFLLDAGVGPWGRLAVCVAMAILLGWAMTRLVEQPAHRLLTGDVWHRARAAASTVAAAVRELPQVPQPQAASSGGVPSSSTGPRPVSQASAAAADPLNSVPPSWVPMANSQLR; this is encoded by the coding sequence GTGAAGAAGTCCCCGCGCAAGGTGAGCTGGGACGTCATCCGGGTGCTGGCCGTCTACTCGGTCGTCGTGCAGCACGTCACCCACCAGTCCCCGATCAACCACCCTGAGCTGGGGCCTTATCCCTTCGTGCTGCCGCTGCAGTTCGGCGCGAGCACGCTGCTGGTGATCTCGGCGTACTTCACGTGCGTCACGGTCCGTCGCGGGGACACCGGCCGGTGGCTGCGCAACCGGCTGGCCCGGCTGCTGCCCGCCTACCTGCTCGCCGTGGTCGGCACCTATCTCGTGACGAGGGCCGTGGCGCCCGCGTTCGGGTGGTATGTGCCCGATGTCACGGACCTGGTCGCCAACCTGCTGCTCATCCAGGCGTGGTCACCGGAGTTCCACTGGGTCGACGCGTCCTACTGGACTTTCCCGTTGCAGGTCATGGCGTTCATCGCCGCGGCCCTACTCTGGCCGACGCGGTGGCGCCGCGGGACCGCGCTGACTGGTCTGTTGTGGACACTGGTCCTGCTGCCGCTGGTCATCCGGTTCGCGTTCCGGCACGACGACGCGCAGCAGTGGATCAAGTCGGTGTTCGACGGGCTGGCGCTGCACCGGGTCGCGCTGTTCGGGGTCGGCGTGGCGATCTGGCTGTGGACGCGGAACCGCATGTCCGCGCGGCACCTTGGCCTCTACGTGACCGCCGCCCTGGTCGCCCAGGACGCGCACTCCTACTTCGTGGACACCTGGTCGACCATCGCGTTCGGCGTGATCGTCGTGGGCATCATCGCCGCCGCGGGCGGGCCGGACTGGGACATCCCGGGCATCCGGCAGCTCGCGCGGCCGATCCGGTGGCTGGGTGGCATCTCCTTCGGCGTCTACCTGGTCCACCAGGAACTCGGGTTCGTGCTGGCCCGCTTCCTGCTCGACGCCGGGGTCGGGCCTTGGGGGCGGCTGGCCGTTTGCGTGGCCATGGCGATCCTGCTCGGCTGGGCGATGACCAGGCTGGTCGAGCAGCCTGCCCACCGCCTGCTGACCGGCGACGTCTGGCACCGCGCCCGGGCAGCGGCGAGCACGGTGGCGGCGGCGGTGCGGGAGCTCCCGCAGGTGCCTCAGCCCCAGGCGGCTAGTTCCGGTGGGGTCCCGTCGAGTTCGACCGGGCCGCGGCCGGTGAGCCAGGCCAGCGCGGCCGCGGCCGATCCGCTCAACTCGGTGCCGCCGTCCTGGGTGCCGATGGCGAACTCCCAGCTGCGCTGA